A part of Chloroflexota bacterium genomic DNA contains:
- a CDS encoding DUF115 domain-containing protein has product MAKIFSPAWMHNKARLEEYRNKYAGQRCFIVGNGPSLRNTDLTKLAGEFTFGMNRIYLAFDEYDFKTSCLVSVNDLVLEQCHADISALDLPKFVTWRARKFFEAGPEMMFLDTDYTLPEDFSGDATGRMFEGFTVTYVCLQLAYFMGFSEAILIGVDHNFVTKGPANTTVTSEGDDPNHFSGKYFGKGFRWQLPDLEGSERAYRMAKAAYEADGRQVLDATVGGKLTVLNKVEYESLFKE; this is encoded by the coding sequence ATGGCGAAGATCTTTTCACCGGCGTGGATGCATAATAAGGCCCGCCTGGAGGAGTATCGGAACAAATATGCCGGTCAGCGCTGCTTCATTGTGGGTAACGGCCCCAGCCTGCGCAATACCGACCTGACTAAGCTGGCCGGGGAATTCACCTTTGGGATGAACCGCATTTACCTGGCTTTTGATGAGTATGATTTCAAGACTTCCTGTTTGGTTTCGGTAAATGATCTGGTGCTGGAACAGTGTCATGCGGATATTTCTGCACTGGACCTGCCCAAATTCGTCACCTGGCGCGCCCGGAAATTCTTTGAGGCGGGGCCGGAGATGATGTTCCTGGATACGGATTACACCCTGCCCGAAGATTTCAGTGGTGACGCGACTGGGCGGATGTTTGAAGGTTTTACCGTGACCTATGTCTGCCTGCAGTTGGCCTATTTTATGGGCTTTTCTGAGGCAATACTGATTGGGGTGGATCATAATTTCGTGACCAAAGGTCCCGCGAATACGACGGTGACCTCTGAAGGGGATGACCCGAACCACTTCTCCGGTAAATACTTCGGAAAGGGTTTTCGCTGGCAGCTACCCGACCTTGAAGGCTCAGAAAGGGCTTACCGGATGGCGAAGGCTGCTTATGAGGCGGATGGACGACAGGTCCTGGACGCCACTGTGGGCGGGAAGTTGACCGTCTTAAATAAAGTTGAGTATGAAAGTCTGTTTAAGGAATAA
- a CDS encoding SDR family oxidoreductase yields MTEKETRIMLITGAAGGIGRATVKVFADHGWRVFGVDREPKYDEFPADGVYIQADISLPEQIEGIYDQVKAETDTLDAVVNNAAVQIAKPLIETTAEEWDMTIASNLRSAFLGAKLAYPLLKAEGGGAIVNTSSVHAVATSANIAAYAASKGGLLALTRAMAIEFAPANIRVNAILPGAVDTPMLRAGLNRGHVGHGDMQERLDNLAAKTVNGRVGLPEEIGSVIYFLADNNQSSFITGQALIADGGATARLSTE; encoded by the coding sequence ATGACTGAAAAAGAGACCAGGATAATGCTCATTACCGGTGCGGCAGGTGGCATTGGCCGTGCGACCGTTAAAGTCTTTGCGGATCATGGTTGGCGGGTTTTCGGTGTGGACCGGGAGCCTAAATATGATGAATTTCCGGCGGATGGCGTTTATATTCAGGCTGATATTTCCCTGCCTGAACAGATCGAAGGGATTTATGATCAGGTCAAGGCTGAAACGGACACCCTGGATGCCGTGGTAAATAACGCCGCTGTTCAGATCGCCAAGCCTCTGATTGAGACGACTGCGGAAGAATGGGATATGACCATAGCTTCCAATCTACGTTCAGCTTTCCTTGGTGCCAAACTGGCCTATCCTTTATTGAAGGCTGAGGGGGGCGGCGCGATTGTGAACACCTCTTCCGTCCATGCCGTGGCAACCTCCGCAAATATCGCTGCGTATGCCGCCAGCAAGGGCGGTCTCCTGGCACTGACCCGAGCGATGGCGATTGAATTTGCACCCGCGAATATCCGTGTGAATGCGATCCTGCCCGGTGCAGTGGATACCCCCATGCTGCGGGCCGGCCTCAACCGCGGGCATGTCGGCCATGGTGATATGCAGGAGCGGTTGGATAACCTTGCTGCCAAGACCGTCAATGGACGGGTTGGCCTGCCGGAGGAGATCGGGAGCGTGATTTACTTCCTGGCTGATAATAACCAGTCCTCCTTCATCACCGGTCAGGCATTGATCGCCGATGGCGGCGCGACTGCCCGGCTGAGCACAGAGTAA
- a CDS encoding phosphoglycerate dehydrogenase, producing the protein MKDILVSAPYMLPELDRLLPVLKAFDLNLIVPEVHERLSEEEILAYAGDFDGTICGDDRYTRRVIEACQPRLRVISKWGTGIDSIDQAAAADFGVMVGNTPNAFTVPVSESVLGYMLSFARNIPWLDDAMKASEWQKINGKTLSECTLGVVGVGNVGQAVLRRARGFGMELLGNDIVDVAPDFLLENGVEMTSLQDLLSRSDFISINCSLNPTSQHLINAETLSWVKPGAILINTARGPIIDQPALVKALQEGKLGGAGMDVFEDEPLPANSPLLKMNNVLLSPHNTNSSPRFWERVHWNTIKNLLIGLEIPTDRLAALKAEYGG; encoded by the coding sequence ATGAAAGATATATTAGTATCCGCCCCCTATATGTTACCGGAATTGGACCGGCTGCTGCCGGTTTTGAAAGCCTTTGACCTGAACCTGATCGTCCCGGAAGTGCATGAGCGCCTCTCGGAAGAAGAGATCCTGGCTTATGCCGGCGATTTTGACGGCACGATTTGCGGTGATGACCGCTATACCCGCCGGGTGATTGAAGCCTGCCAGCCTCGGCTGCGGGTGATCTCCAAATGGGGCACCGGCATCGATTCGATTGACCAGGCGGCTGCGGCTGATTTTGGCGTGATGGTGGGCAATACCCCCAACGCTTTCACCGTACCGGTTTCGGAGAGTGTGCTGGGATATATGCTTTCCTTTGCACGCAACATCCCCTGGCTGGATGATGCTATGAAAGCCAGTGAGTGGCAGAAGATCAACGGTAAGACCCTCAGCGAATGCACCCTTGGTGTAGTTGGGGTCGGCAATGTTGGTCAAGCCGTACTGCGGCGAGCCCGCGGCTTCGGCATGGAACTGCTCGGGAATGACATTGTGGATGTCGCCCCGGATTTCCTGCTGGAAAACGGTGTGGAGATGACCAGCCTGCAGGATTTGCTTTCACGTTCAGATTTCATCAGCATCAACTGTTCTTTGAACCCCACCAGCCAGCATTTGATCAATGCTGAGACCCTGAGTTGGGTCAAACCGGGCGCAATTTTGATCAATACCGCTCGCGGTCCGATCATTGACCAGCCTGCGTTGGTGAAGGCATTACAAGAGGGTAAGTTGGGCGGTGCAGGGATGGATGTCTTTGAGGATGAACCACTGCCCGCAAACAGCCCCTTATTGAAGATGAATAATGTGCTCCTTTCACCCCACAACACGAATTCAAGCCCCCGCTTTTGGGAACGGGTACACTGGAACACGATCAAGAATTTGCTCATTGGTTTGGAGATCCCGACGGATCGGTTAGCGGCATTGAAAGCGGAATACGGCGGCTGA
- a CDS encoding acylneuraminate cytidylyltransferase family protein, protein MTKKLTALVPMRHHSERVPGKNYRPLAGKPLYHHILNTLLAVEAIDRIVVDTDSDLILEGLQQDFPTVTRLRRPDELRAGTIPMNDILLHDTAEVEAEFYLQTHTTNPLLTSETVARAVKTFFENYPEHDSLFGVTRLQTRLYDQNGLPLNHDPNVLLRTQDLPPIYEENSCIYIFPLQILISRGNRLGERPMMFEIPANEAWDIDEELDFTVAETIYKQIHGVD, encoded by the coding sequence ATGACAAAAAAACTAACTGCACTGGTACCCATGCGGCACCATTCTGAGAGGGTCCCCGGGAAGAATTACCGGCCGCTGGCGGGCAAACCCCTCTATCACCATATCCTGAATACCCTTTTGGCAGTGGAGGCCATTGACCGGATCGTTGTCGATACGGACAGTGACCTGATTCTGGAGGGCTTGCAGCAGGATTTCCCCACCGTGACCAGATTGCGCCGTCCTGATGAGCTTCGGGCAGGCACCATACCGATGAATGACATCCTGCTTCACGACACGGCAGAAGTGGAAGCGGAATTCTATTTGCAAACCCACACGACCAACCCTCTGCTGACCTCTGAAACGGTGGCCAGGGCTGTGAAGACCTTCTTTGAGAATTACCCTGAGCATGATTCCCTCTTTGGAGTCACCAGGTTGCAGACCCGGCTCTATGACCAGAACGGCCTGCCCCTTAACCATGACCCAAACGTTCTCCTGCGCACGCAGGACCTCCCGCCGATCTATGAGGAAAATTCCTGCATCTATATTTTCCCGCTCCAGATCTTGATCTCGCGGGGAAACCGGCTGGGAGAACGCCCCATGATGTTTGAAATCCCGGCCAATGAAGCCTGGGACATTGACGAGGAATTGGATTTCACCGTGGCGGAAACCATTTACAAGCAGATCCACGGTGTTGACTGA
- a CDS encoding glycosyltransferase family 2 protein, producing MNIHTTSRISIVVPIFNEAEILEQFHHNLRSVLNELPNPANIYYIDDGSTDSTPEILYDLAQKDELIRVITLSRNFGHQAALSCGIESADGDAIITMDGDGQNPPELIPEMVKFFQAGYDIVICQRKQTQNQSLFKRLTSQRFYKLINTIGDQKTIPNAADFRLLSKRAAQALISMPEYHRFLRGMIGWIGFKSTILQFDPPPRIGGQSKYTVKKMLNLANDAIFSFSLFPLKLGLFTGGLFYFLALIEILYILFLWISGNTSQLEPGWSSLMFMILIVGGTLTTVISFIGIYIGYIFQEVKNRPVYIIKEKNIPPSDED from the coding sequence ATGAACATTCACACTACTTCGAGAATTTCAATTGTTGTTCCCATATTTAATGAAGCTGAAATATTGGAACAATTTCATCACAACCTAAGATCTGTCCTCAATGAATTGCCGAACCCGGCAAATATTTATTATATTGATGATGGCTCAACAGATTCCACGCCAGAGATTCTTTATGACCTAGCTCAGAAGGATGAACTAATTCGGGTGATAACGCTAAGCCGAAACTTTGGACACCAAGCCGCGCTATCTTGTGGCATCGAATCTGCTGATGGTGATGCCATCATCACCATGGATGGCGATGGACAGAACCCACCCGAGCTCATTCCTGAAATGGTGAAATTTTTTCAGGCCGGCTATGATATTGTCATCTGCCAAAGAAAACAAACTCAAAATCAATCCTTGTTCAAACGATTGACCTCGCAGAGATTTTATAAACTCATCAATACGATTGGTGATCAAAAAACAATTCCAAACGCTGCAGACTTTCGTTTGCTCTCAAAACGGGCTGCCCAGGCGCTGATATCCATGCCAGAATACCACCGGTTCCTGCGGGGAATGATCGGATGGATCGGTTTCAAGTCAACTATTCTGCAATTTGATCCCCCACCTAGAATTGGTGGTCAATCTAAATACACCGTTAAGAAGATGCTAAACCTCGCAAACGACGCTATCTTTTCATTCTCTTTATTTCCACTTAAATTGGGATTATTCACTGGCGGTCTTTTTTATTTTCTCGCACTGATTGAAATTTTGTATATCCTGTTTTTATGGATATCTGGCAATACCAGCCAACTCGAACCAGGCTGGAGTTCTTTGATGTTCATGATCCTCATTGTTGGAGGAACCCTAACAACTGTCATCAGCTTTATTGGAATCTATATCGGATATATTTTTCAAGAAGTAAAAAACCGCCCAGTATATATTATTAAAGAAAAGAATATTCCACCTTCCGATGAGGATTAA
- a CDS encoding N-acetylneuraminate synthase family protein: protein MAREIKIGNRMVGEGHPTYVIAEVGINHNGSVQVAKDLILAAHEAGVDAVKFQKRTPEICVPDHQKGQMRDTPWGYISYLDYRYKVEFDQKEYEEIDAYAKSLGIDWLASSWDIPSLEFIDAFNPPAHKVPSALLTDHELLRGLRNTGKPVILSTGMSTMDEIESAVEVVGTDNLLICHTTSSYPCPPEELNLKMIQTLQDRFDCPIGYSGHEVGLVPSAVAVAMGACLVERHVTLDRAMWGSDQAASVEPQGIRTLVKYIRVTEKALGDGKKKVYDSEQSSLNKMRRYSI from the coding sequence ATGGCTCGTGAAATCAAAATTGGGAACCGAATGGTGGGTGAAGGTCACCCAACCTATGTTATCGCCGAAGTTGGCATCAATCATAACGGCAGCGTGCAAGTTGCCAAAGATTTGATCTTAGCCGCCCATGAAGCTGGGGTGGATGCAGTGAAGTTCCAGAAGCGGACCCCCGAGATCTGCGTGCCGGATCATCAAAAGGGTCAAATGCGGGATACCCCCTGGGGCTATATCTCCTATCTGGATTACCGCTATAAAGTGGAATTCGACCAAAAAGAGTATGAAGAAATTGACGCGTATGCCAAGTCACTGGGTATTGACTGGCTGGCCAGCTCCTGGGATATTCCTTCCTTGGAGTTCATTGACGCTTTTAACCCTCCGGCGCATAAAGTACCCTCGGCCCTGCTGACCGATCATGAGTTACTGCGCGGGCTCAGGAACACCGGTAAACCCGTCATCCTTTCCACAGGCATGTCCACTATGGATGAAATTGAGAGCGCTGTGGAAGTGGTTGGAACCGATAATCTGCTGATCTGCCACACCACCAGCAGCTATCCCTGCCCACCGGAAGAATTGAATCTGAAAATGATCCAGACCCTCCAGGACCGCTTCGACTGCCCGATTGGTTATTCCGGGCACGAGGTTGGGCTGGTGCCTTCCGCAGTGGCGGTGGCGATGGGTGCCTGCCTTGTGGAACGGCATGTGACCCTGGACCGTGCGATGTGGGGCTCTGACCAGGCTGCTTCTGTGGAGCCGCAGGGCATCCGCACCCTGGTGAAATACATCCGGGTGACTGAGAAGGCCCTGGGTGATGGCAAGAAAAAAGTTTATGACAGCGAGCAATCTTCTCTGAACAAGATGCGCCGTTACAGTATTTAG
- a CDS encoding acylneuraminate cytidylyltransferase → MVARPEVLAIIPARGGSKGIPRKNIRDFAGFPLIAYSIAAAKQSESVTRVIVSTDDEEIAAVARELGAEVPFLRPDELARDETLDLPVFEHVLHWLAENESYSPDLVIQLRPTSPVRPVGLVDRAVSELLTHPEADSVRGIVPAGQNPHKMWRIGADGRMQSLLKVDGIAEPYNAPRQKLPPVFWQTGHIDVIRPATIHEKHSMSGDVILPVHIDPEYTVDIDNLRDWARYEWLVRESGLPMVSPGPQRRAWPDTVSLVVFDFDGVMTDDRVWVNQDGQEFVAAKRGDGMGISFLLAAGFKAVIISTETNPVVAARAKKLKLPYFHGVGDKASLLKTYLAENAISAEETIYVGNDVNDLPCFPVVACAVAVADAHPDVKSKADQVLAHKGGHGAVREVCDILLSRKKVK, encoded by the coding sequence ATGGTAGCCCGACCGGAAGTTCTGGCGATCATCCCCGCGCGCGGGGGCTCTAAAGGAATCCCGCGCAAGAACATCCGAGATTTTGCCGGTTTCCCCCTGATTGCCTACAGCATTGCAGCCGCAAAGCAGTCCGAATCGGTCACCCGTGTGATCGTTTCCACGGACGATGAAGAAATTGCGGCTGTGGCCCGGGAGCTGGGCGCGGAAGTGCCCTTCCTGCGGCCTGATGAACTGGCTCGTGATGAAACCCTCGATTTGCCGGTCTTTGAGCATGTCCTGCACTGGCTGGCTGAAAACGAATCGTATTCCCCTGACCTGGTGATCCAGCTCAGGCCGACCTCGCCTGTCCGCCCGGTGGGTTTGGTGGACCGGGCCGTGAGTGAATTGCTCACTCATCCTGAGGCAGATTCCGTGCGGGGCATTGTCCCTGCTGGGCAGAACCCCCATAAGATGTGGCGGATCGGGGCCGATGGCCGGATGCAATCTCTCCTAAAGGTAGATGGGATTGCCGAACCCTATAACGCTCCCCGCCAGAAATTACCCCCTGTCTTTTGGCAAACCGGACATATCGACGTGATCCGACCGGCAACCATCCACGAAAAGCACTCGATGAGTGGGGATGTGATCCTGCCGGTGCATATTGACCCTGAATATACCGTTGACATTGATAACCTGCGTGATTGGGCGCGTTATGAATGGCTGGTGCGGGAATCTGGCCTGCCGATGGTCTCACCCGGACCGCAGCGCCGAGCCTGGCCCGACACGGTCTCGCTGGTCGTCTTTGATTTTGACGGCGTGATGACCGATGACCGGGTATGGGTGAATCAGGACGGCCAGGAGTTTGTGGCCGCCAAGCGCGGTGATGGCATGGGTATTAGTTTCCTGCTGGCCGCTGGGTTCAAGGCTGTGATCATCTCCACCGAGACCAATCCGGTGGTGGCGGCCCGCGCCAAAAAGCTGAAGCTGCCCTATTTCCATGGGGTAGGAGATAAAGCCAGCCTTCTGAAGACTTATCTGGCGGAAAACGCCATCTCCGCCGAAGAGACGATCTACGTTGGCAATGACGTCAACGATTTACCCTGTTTTCCAGTGGTGGCCTGCGCCGTTGCGGTGGCAGATGCGCACCCGGATGTAAAAAGCAAAGCGGATCAGGTCCTTGCCCATAAAGGCGGGCATGGCGCTGTGCGTGAGGTTTGTGATATCCTTCTATCCCGGAAAAAAGTAAAATGA
- a CDS encoding SDR family oxidoreductase encodes MTTIMDKFSLEGRTALVTGGAGLLGRQFTQALGEAGAKVVVADLDFSQAEAHAGKLADAGIDVMPVQVNVTDPASVSGMVASAVNHFGSLDVIVNSAALDPKFDPDNVDAQSGNAFESYPLDSWQKAIDVNLTGMFLTCQAAARQMVAQDYGKIINICSTYGLVGPDQRLYERPDGPRQYKPVYYTVSKAGVLGLTKYLATYYAGTNIRANALTPGGVYNKHDDTFLKAYSSRTVIGRMANQDEMSGAVVFLASEASSYMTGANLVVDGGWTAW; translated from the coding sequence ATGACAACGATCATGGATAAATTCTCCCTGGAGGGCCGTACTGCCCTGGTCACCGGGGGGGCGGGGTTGCTTGGCCGCCAGTTCACCCAGGCTTTGGGTGAGGCCGGCGCAAAGGTGGTCGTCGCTGATTTGGACTTTTCTCAGGCGGAGGCTCATGCGGGCAAGCTGGCGGATGCCGGGATTGACGTTATGCCCGTGCAGGTGAACGTCACGGATCCTGCTTCGGTCTCCGGTATGGTTGCCAGCGCGGTGAACCATTTTGGCAGCCTGGATGTGATTGTCAACAGCGCCGCTCTGGACCCTAAATTTGACCCCGATAATGTGGATGCCCAATCCGGCAATGCTTTTGAAAGCTACCCCCTGGATTCCTGGCAAAAAGCCATTGATGTGAACCTGACTGGCATGTTCCTGACCTGTCAGGCGGCTGCCCGGCAGATGGTGGCGCAGGATTACGGGAAGATCATCAATATCTGCTCAACCTATGGGTTGGTGGGCCCGGATCAGCGCCTTTATGAGCGCCCGGATGGGCCGAGACAGTATAAGCCTGTTTATTACACTGTGAGCAAAGCCGGTGTGCTGGGCTTGACCAAATACCTCGCCACCTATTACGCCGGGACGAATATCCGGGCTAATGCCCTGACCCCCGGCGGTGTTTATAACAAGCATGATGATACTTTTCTCAAAGCCTATTCCTCCCGTACCGTGATTGGCCGGATGGCCAACCAGGACGAGATGAGCGGGGCGGTTGTTTTCCTCGCCTCCGAAGCCTCATCCTATATGACCGGTGCGAATCTGGTTGTGGATGGCGGGTGGACGGCATGGTAG
- a CDS encoding Gfo/Idh/MocA family oxidoreductase translates to MKFMIAGLGSIGRRHLRNLVALGEHDILLYRTHLSTLPDDELAEYPVETDLEKALAQKPDAVIVANPTACHLDVALPAAKAGCHLFLEKPIADRLGERVMELQEVVAAQSLKVLVGFQFRFHPTLGQIRDLIASRRLGRPLSFRVHWGEYLPGWHPWEDYRQSYAAKKDLGGGVVNTLCHPLDYVRWLFGDVSSLMAKTGKISDLELDVEDVAEITLRFESGLIGSVHLDYFQRPPEHTLQIGFERGLVRWDNATGAAEVYSVDEDRWETFSPPAGFERNQLFIDETAHFLALLRGNAASRCDLTDGIRALELTETAHQSSLKGQEYFF, encoded by the coding sequence ATGAAATTTATGATCGCGGGCCTGGGATCAATCGGCAGACGGCACCTGCGCAATCTGGTTGCGCTGGGCGAGCATGATATTCTGCTCTACCGTACCCATCTCAGCACCCTGCCGGATGATGAATTGGCGGAATATCCCGTTGAAACTGATCTGGAGAAGGCGCTGGCACAAAAACCGGATGCGGTGATCGTGGCGAACCCTACAGCCTGCCATCTGGATGTGGCCCTGCCAGCGGCTAAGGCGGGCTGTCACCTTTTCTTGGAAAAGCCAATCGCTGACAGGCTGGGTGAAAGGGTGATGGAACTGCAGGAAGTTGTTGCAGCTCAGAGCCTGAAAGTGCTGGTGGGATTCCAATTTCGCTTCCATCCGACATTAGGCCAAATCCGCGATCTGATTGCGTCCCGTAGACTGGGACGTCCGCTGTCCTTCCGAGTGCATTGGGGTGAGTATCTGCCCGGCTGGCACCCCTGGGAGGACTATCGCCAGTCCTACGCCGCCAAGAAGGACCTGGGCGGTGGGGTAGTGAACACACTCTGCCATCCGTTGGATTATGTCCGCTGGCTCTTTGGTGATGTTTCCTCTCTGATGGCCAAGACCGGCAAGATCTCTGACCTCGAGTTGGATGTGGAGGATGTCGCAGAGATCACCCTGCGATTTGAAAGTGGCCTGATCGGTTCCGTACATTTGGATTATTTCCAGCGTCCACCTGAACATACCCTGCAAATTGGCTTTGAGCGCGGGCTGGTCCGTTGGGATAATGCCACAGGCGCGGCGGAAGTATACTCGGTGGACGAGGACCGCTGGGAAACTTTTTCACCCCCTGCGGGTTTTGAACGGAACCAATTATTCATAGATGAGACGGCGCACTTCCTGGCGCTGCTTAGGGGAAATGCAGCTTCTCGCTGTGATTTGACGGATGGCATCCGAGCCTTGGAACTCACTGAAACGGCGCATCAATCTTCTCTGAAGGGGCAGGAATATTTCTTCTAG